A region of the Haematobia irritans isolate KBUSLIRL chromosome 5, ASM5000362v1, whole genome shotgun sequence genome:
ttgttgctatggccaaacgaagcgagtcatgttcacaaaaacaacaacaaacacacataaaaagcagaaatacattttccaaaaatgaaatttgtggtgcgagaacaaaaacaatttgtttttttcgaccgtcgtttgacgggcttttcaactagtattctatgatttgtgcaagttttataggtaagcgtttttcaaaataaaacctatgcagctaaaaatatatatttctttatataaaaatattcattcatttcggggggggtttgatccccctcatcccccccctgaataTGGCCTTGCACATGAAAAGTCATATTAACTGTGACTTGAAAGCGCATTTAAGTTTTTGGAAATTCATTATAAGAGTTTGGAAATGGTCCCATAACATCCACATTTTAGACCCTTGGAAACTTTCagattttaatatttcataaaGTTCTTATTGGTTTACCGACACTCATTGATATGCTCTATCTGAGAAGTAACTGCAAGAACTAAAAACAGACCACATTGATTTTGTTACATATACTTCATACGATTTTACTTTCAGGGTGATGGCACGGGCGTTATGAGTATTTATGGCAATACATTTTCGGACGAAAATTTTACTCTGAAACATGATAGTCCTGGATTGTTATCAATGGCGAATAGTGGAAAAGATACAAATggctgtcaattttttattacttgtgcgaaatgtaattttttagatGGTAAGCATGTTGTTTTTGGACGTGTTCTTGATGGACTATTAATAATGCGTAAAATTGAGAATGTTCCCACGGGTCCCAATAATAAACCAAAATTGCCAGTACTTATATCACAGTGTGggcaaatgtaaataaaacggaataaaaaataaatgttgtcatttaatattttactacATTGAATAACATAGAATTCAAGTATGTTATTCTTAATACGAGTTTCAGATTTTAAGGCCCATATGCCAGGTCGTaaatggatgaaatttgtttcgggTATGCTAAATCACATGAAGTATTTTTGCCCGTCTTAGTAGGTGATTTGCAATGAAATGGGCCTTTAAAAATTAAGTATAGCGtaatatttgatttatatagatagGTTCATTACTAACTAAAAATGCATATGGGCATTTGCAGTTTTTATGATTGAATCCAACCGTGTGAACTCTTATTTGGACTACACTGATTGGATCGGTTTATGCACCTTTTCATCGGTAAACTTCTTACCGCATTTATATGCTTTTGATTTAGAACAcacaacttaaaaaaataaagcatataaagcaaatgaaaaaaaaattctgttaattTTAGTAGTTTTAAATTCCGGGTTGAAAACCCCGTATGACTTTTCAACAAAGTTCAAAGGTAACGAGTTTCTTTGATACATTACGAATAATTGTTAGCATTCAAGCAACCTAAATGTTTAAAATCGATCTTTGTATATCTGCAGAAAGTTGCGTTCAGAATGAATGAATCAGTACCAGGACCCTTATATTTAGTGGGAGGCAGGAGCCTGATAAAATAAAGCCTTTTTTAGAGCTTTTGGGGAAGGATTATTGATTTTGTGGCgccgatttaattttgtttacatttatgtGGATTATCatctttattcatatttttagtgtagaaattttataatgtaattgctttaaaatatattaacaGGAAAAAAAACTGATATATAATCAATATTGATCGTAAGGTACACAATACATATAtaggaaaatatatatgatagaagaaaattgcaacaaaacttttattttgactagtaattatataataataacataGCTATCTCTTTTactatttgttgaatcaatttatCAGATCTCTTTGTCATAACCAACTGATTCATAGTATTTTTCCGTACGCAAAAGTCTACAATCGTCAATTGCGAAACTATATAAAGGATTCATAATAAATGTTGTCGATAAATGCCATAAAGCATGTGCGTCCAAAATCCAAAATATAGGTGGAAAATCTAAAAGCTCTAAACTCATACTTATGCCCAAAAGCAAATAGAAgcctaaaatttttctatagtacggCCTTTGTTTGCGAACACGAAATGACCAAAGGAACCATCCAAGAGCACTCAAGACCCctaaaattgcaataaaaataatttaaaaattaaataatttaaatattttaatggattttCAATAGTTTACCTGTTACAATATTTGTTGTCATATTCAATGAATAGCTAAAACGGCCAACCGTAATGTAAAAGAAGTAATTAATATAATAAGCTAGGAATGCTAAAGATATAAAAGCCTTTAGAAGCCATGAAAATTTATGTaacattctgtagaaaaaatgtgatttattattattttttttttatacaaagaaaaaaatacctcATAACCATACAGTATAGCGTCATCAGGACCATGGAATATGCAAATGAATAATCAAGCAACTCGGTTAATGGAGTATCTCTGGCATGGAAAACAATTGACCAAATCCATGCATTTACAGCAACCTGTGAAATACGTTAGTAGGGgttctaaattatttttatttattcatatgtTATAATTAAAGTACAACTTGTCTTAAAGCCTAGGCAAAGAAATATAATCATAAttttaacaataacaataataaatgtAAATATGAATATAATGATAGTTTTAAAAGTAACTATCAAGATTTCTTTGGCATAttgctataaacattattttatcCTACTTAAAAGAATTGAATTGTTGGTAATCTTGAGGAAATTGCCGATTACAATTAGAAATATTACGAATCTGGAGAATAGGTTATTTAAAATGACATAGATCTTAAGATCGCCCAATCTTCTTGGGAGATATTGAAATTACGATTGCTCTGCTTTACATTGGAGAGAAAATtgaactttaaatttaatatttaaaacccATAATTGTTCAGTGGCTGTTGTGCATACAGTAAGAGCATAAAATAAGTTTACAAACagaacacaatggactgaatagtctaagtgagcctacatCAAATCGGGTTgcgactttaacctaacctttaaaAACAGGGCAAACAAAATTGAAGTGGTGTACCATCTCTTAGTATGGTTATTTTTTAATTCTGAGTGGCCCCTTGCCATTAAGCTGAACAGAGAGTCGGGCTGCACTCTGTGgcaacacaatggactgaaaataTAACTGCGTCTAAAATAACGCAATTTCACTAATCCTAATCAACCACAGGATTACTGTCGACAATGGAATGAAAAGCGGCACTTCGCATTACTCAGAAATTATCTCGGCTTACGTTATGCAGGGCAAACTGAAATTTGTAGTTAACTTTAAAAAGGAAATTTGTCAAGGTTCATTTCAATTATTCTAGTTACAACATATATCCAAGTAGAAAACCATGACTTTTAATAATCTAAGGGCTAATTACAATCGAAATCGCTATAAACTTACCGCTGAAAACACATGCCAGATCTTATAACAGGGGCTATCGGGACGTACTTCTCTtcgaaattttcgtaaatttcggATATGAGCtactaaattaaataaagaaaaaagaacGGAGGCAGGTTCTTGAAGACCAAGAAAACGCACAAATGGCCACTAGAAGAAAAAGTCACATAATTTCATTAGCACAAAATATGTGGATGCATTTAATCTACTTACTTTGCCATAAAACTGAggaactaaacaaaaaaaaatgattagtaattattaaaaaataacaataaataagTTCTAGCACATATTTACTTTGCCAATTTCTGTCCTGGAATGCTTCAACAGTTCTCCACATACATCCATATTGACATTCATCCGCACATGTCCATTGCATTAGTTTATCAAATACTGTTTGTTGATAATACTTGAGTGCTTGCTCCTGGATCTCCAAACCATCTAAACAAaatcatttttgtataaaatttcttaaaaataaagttgACAACAACAACCTGCAGAACAGTTCGACCTTTCACAATTCCGTATGCAGTTATTGAAAAAAGATGTTCGATCTCCATTTGAACTTAAAACTAAGTTAAAACTTGAACCAAATatacaaacaataaataaaCACTGGTCAACAGTTAACATAATTCTATACACTCTATTTTCGacttatttttttgcttttttcttaaaatatttgctAAATTTCATGGTATTTCTCTACGAAAGAAAAACACAACCTACTCTTATAAGTATTTTTTAAGTCTTCTTCTTTGTGATACAATGTATAGGGAACGATTGTGACCAGTTACACATAAACTATTGCTGTCTTATTCTAACCCACGACTGCCGAGGGTAGAAGCTATTTGCTTCAGAAAATACAAAGAATATTCGtagcaaaacaaaacgaaaaatagGCTGTCTCGCTgccaacccaataaacacaggatgggcATTCAACACGTTCAAATGTGAAAGTAaaatcattttcaacataaattcaacttgacatgGAATGGCAAAATTACTTCCAAGATaaatatatagaacattttggacaacccaataaacacaagcgttggagaaatgcttatattcaatacgtattcaaacattttttccaaagaattagattagaatacaatttgagaaattgttgagaaaatcgcgttctcaacaaaaaacagacattaccctcaacagtagaattcaacacgttagcaacaacttttcaaaataaaatttcattttaatgcttcaaacctattggaaaatttgttgaaagaaggcaatttgcaaggccattttaattaattttgaagatgggattcactatcaaattgatatggcgttacctatgaaaaatgctcatccttgtgtttgttgggaATTAACAGAAATTActtcaaataatttataataatcggTACGTCAAAATAAAGATGAAGTGAATACTTTAAGGAAGTCGCTCAACTCATTCTTGGAAATATTAAATAACAGACTgatgaaaaataattatgtctcatCGACAAGGGaaagtttccagaaaattttaaaagtacaaacaattaaatttgCTAGAAACTTGATGTTTTTCCATGTCAAtatcttctggatgaaaatttgtattacatcatcagtttaatttatatatcataatcagtttaaaatgttattttgtgaattcctgttGTTGGAAATCCAAACTAATTTATAGACCAGCACGGTGCTTGATAGTAATTATTTCGAAATGGAACCATTTACAATTTTGTAATTCCAACTCTCTGGAGGAAATCGAATTCtatatgtaaaaatgtttaagaatcTTAgacaatatttattaaaaataatgcttaaattaaaaacatcaataaaactttaaatatcttaaattaagatatttaaagtttgacAGCTTTCGCCTATTTTTTGATAGTTTATCTtttttgaaaatgaataaattatacaaaatccctaaaatgttggtattgattttcTGTTAGAAGTgtggttttataaaaattttggataaaatatatacgcaacaatgttagtaaagggtgattcttttgaggttaggattttcatgcattagtatttgacagatcacgtgggatttcagacatggtgtcaaagagaaagatgctcagtatgctttgacatttcatcatgaatagacttacgatctgccacaacgtcgaattttcagtgaatgggccctagaaaagttggcagaaaatccgcttttttaacgacaaattttgttcagcgatgaggctcatttctggttgaatggctacgtaaataagcaaaattgccgcatttggagtgaagagcaaccagaagccgttcaagaactgcccatgcatcccgaaaaatgcactgtttggtgtggtttgtacgctggtggaatcattggaccgtattttttcaaagatgctgttggacgcaacgttacggtgaatggcgatcgctatcgttcgatgctaacaaactttttgttgccaaaaatggaagaatgaacttggttgacatgtggtttcaacaagatggcgctacatgccacacagctcgcgattctatggcaattttgagggaaaacttcggagaacaattcatctcaagaaatggaccggtaagttggccaccaagatcatgcgatttgacgcctttagactcttttttgtggggctacgtcaagtctaaagtctacagaaataagccagcaactattccagctttggaagacaacatttccgaagaaattcgggctattccggccgaaatgctcgaaaaagttgcccaaaattggactttccgaatggaccacctaagacgcagccgcggtcaacatttaaatgaaattatcttcaaaaagtaaatgtcatggaccaatctaacgtttcaaataaagaaccgatgagattttgcaaattttatgcgtttttttttttttttttttttaagttatcaagctcttagcaaatcaccctttatttaaattgtgtcgcaaaatattttgagaaattattgagtggcaatgaatttcaatttgaggattacagttgagaaattgtttctAATTTATTGATAATGGTAATGTCGTGAATTTTAGTCAATCccttaaaaaatgtttgaaagcgtgttgaatataaacatttttccagtTTGAATTTATGTTGTAAATAATGAGgtgtcccaataaacacaaacgtttgaaaaatgctaaatttcaacaatttttcaaacatttttttcaaaggattagggtaatattcaagttgagaaattgttgagaaaatcacgttctcaacaaaaaacagacattaccctcaacagtgaaattcaacacattagcaataatatctcaagtgttatcctcaaattgaaatgcatcgctactcaataatttgccaaacaattttcgatgcgagtcaaattcaaaattaacatcgttgcaaatacttttcaacctaaatttgtatgaatgatatccccacttcaaattgaaagtcaaagccaaaattctatgaattttgtataatttattcattttcataaaaataaaatatataataatatactacactacataatacactacaataccaattgataaataataattttattaaacatatcaacaaataagaaaaaaaaaaacaaacaacaaaattttaaatatcttaaacattattagtaaacacttttgcattgataattcgatttccttccttttggtgtcataaaacagcattaaaatttattaacatgcgggcaatttgaagttaggaacgtactggaccgcgtgttagaattgatttccagcagaaggaactcacaaaatatccattttaaactgataatgccatatgaattaaactgacgatgtgatgcacattttgatccagaagttgttgatttcaacaatttgttgtttttaataattttaataggttgcacttgtaatgtttctgggaactttttcttgtcgataagccactcatttttcattggtcagcttcttaatgtttgcaagaatgtagcatccaaagatgttagttttctgcaaagagatttaaatttagtgacttctctaaagtgttgatttaatttttcatattgacggaccaatcattataaactatttgaagcagttccagttaattgtccaccatttttcatcggtcagctttttaatgttttcaataacgtagaatccataattttagttttctgcaaagagatatacatttagtgacttccttaaagttttatttcatttattattttcacttacctatttttataaactatttggttatttggctaaaattttccatttttttatttcttgcaattgaccacgaacttcgttgcacaaataagtattgaaaaccacatggttttttcgttgcattttagggtagtgttttgccaaagttttctcatattatcttcaacaccttttcaaagatttcgtcaacattttggcaaattggaagtaattcgcaaacaatttgaagatgtattgaagatgagctatttcaagtcaagttgaatttatgttgaaaattatatttaccctcaaactgaaaagttgttgcatttgaaaaacgctcaccctgtgtttattgggtaaacacaggatgagcgtttttcaaatgcaacacctcttcagtttgagggtaaatatcattttcaacataaattcaacttgacttgaaaaagctcatcttcaattcatcttcaaattgtttgcgaattacaaccaatttggcaaaatgttgacggtatgcacctcttcattcccataagaaatgcattgctatttatgctaacgaaattttcggtagcgttcaatttcgtaagctggtacgcacctctaatgaaaataacagggttgtcaaaagcatattttggcagcaaacatttaatttattacaatcattgtgtgcgtaaaagttttaaaaggtctgtaaataataaacaatttatttgaggaatatttggaacatatattaacaatgtttaaaagcgattagctggtttaaaatttgtgtacacagccctgtttttttttgttgcagacttaaataaatttttgctaccgaaaatttcgctagaggtgcataccggcctttacctatttttgtaaactatttggttatttgtctaaaattttccatttttttatttcttgcaattgaccacgaacttcgttgcacaaataagtattgaaaaccacatggttttttcgttgcattttagggtagtgttttgtcaaagttttctcatattatattcaacaccttttcaaagatttcgtcaacattttggcaaattggaagtaatttcgCAAACAatatgaagatgtattgaagatgagctatttcaagtcaagttgaatttatgttgaaaattatatttaccctcaaactgaaaagttgttgcatttgaaaaacgcacatcctgtgtttattggggtgcGCGTGaaagaaatttcactcacgcacattcacgaagcaaaatatttattcacgcacgatacgtatgGTAGCCACTCACACGCACATTCACAAAATGAAATCCAGTACTCACGTACTAACTACTTTTAaaaactcacgcacgattcacaacaaataacgtgactcacgacaaattcgcgacaatagggctgttttctttttgcactgtctctatattttcttggtctatgcaatcaccatagaccaagaaaatatagagacataccttgataattcaccatggttttgtttatttgcagtgcgcagtcattccactcaattgcgcagtcaagtgactcaatttatttttggaaaacgagaataaccgtataaattggtcaatttgcattacaaaaaaggtgtggatgaatagtattttataaactttcacaatatttggtgtttcaacgagagaacaaaggaaagacaacaaattaaagccaaattaaaaaatcactcaattgcagacgaaaaagagccatctacggtgtgcagacaaactacagcgctgtgaattcacttgagatgcctataccttccttggtctatgtttATTGGGAGTTCTCGTTGATACGGTGAGGGTGACGATGGAACGCTTCTGAATTTGGATGGGcagaaagaagaagaaaagaaaaatacatgtcAAGCGAACAAGAGAAATATTTTAATCCGATTCGTataacccacaaaaaattgttcaggCAGTTccattatttcttttattttgaatcGCGATCGAACATTTTATGGAATATGATAATAGTCCTTCCATCATATGGATATACGTGAAGTTACAAAAGCTAATACACAAGATGGTGATGGTCTTGTTTTGGTAGAGAAGTAACCCAATTTCAAATTCTTTTCATTGCAATAAGTGCGAGTGGTGTGTACAATAAAGGAATgatgtaaataaatttaagcAAAGATGTAAAAATGCTGTCAGACTTCAACATTGTCTCAGACAAAAATACCGGATTAAAATCGCCAACATCCTCCTTCACCAGCAATAATAAATATATCAGAAATTGTAAATTTCCAAGGagtgttgttgttattaaaaaacaacatCGTAAATCATATTCAAAGGTATGTTTTctggaatttttgtttcttcttcacaTCTACCGTCAAATCCATTCATTCATGTTAATCTAGTGTTGTTTGTGTGATTGTAGTTTACCTGGTTTTATAGTGTTagggttgttgttgtttttaatctGGTATTTATAGAAAGACCAGAAACGTCATAGCCACTTGCACAAAACGATGGCAACCTGAcaatttgggaaattttattgAGTACAGCGAAAAGAGAGTACTCAGGGCTGTCATTCccgatcgatttttataaatcctgtgattcgggatttcaaaatattgaatcccGAGATTTTTTCGAGATCCCGAAATTTTCGgattctttaaaaattctgagtaataacaatctacagcatcaaaaaattgtagtacatcaagcaaatttggtttaattcaattttattaacaaaaaacctAACAACAGAACATAAGAATAAATTGAAAAGCAATTTCAAATTgctatttaacaaaaatatgaattaaaaagttat
Encoded here:
- the LOC142238676 gene encoding peptidyl-prolyl cis-trans isomerase H; the protein is MPTWNQIQSQLRNPNNPVVFFDISVGTTEIGRMIFELFADTVPKTSENFRQFCTGEYQPDGVPLGYKGASFHRVIKDFMIQGGDFVHGDGTGVMSIYGNTFSDENFTLKHDSPGLLSMANSGKDTNGCQFFITCAKCNFLDGKHVVFGRVLDGLLIMRKIENVPTGPNNKPKLPVLISQCGQM
- the PGAP3 gene encoding per1-like protein PGAP3 — protein: MLTVDQCLFIVCIFGSSFNLVLSSNGDRTSFFNNCIRNCERSNCSADGLEIQEQALKYYQQTVFDKLMQWTCADECQYGCMWRTVEAFQDRNWQIPQFYGKWPFVRFLGLQEPASVLFSLFNLVAHIRNLRKFRREVRPDSPCYKIWHVFSAVAVNAWIWSIVFHARDTPLTELLDYSFAYSMVLMTLYCMVMRMLHKFSWLLKAFISLAFLAYYINYFFYITVGRFSYSLNMTTNIVTGVLSALGWFLWSFRVRKQRPYYRKILGFYLLLGISMSLELLDFPPIFWILDAHALWHLSTTFIMNPLYSFAIDDCRLLRTEKYYESVGYDKEI